ATGGGTGCCCCCCATCTCTCCATCTACGACCTCAGCGTTGAACCCGGCACGGTGTTCTCGAAGCTGGAGCAGCGCGGTGAGCTGGAGTTGCCTGATGAGGATGGCGCTGCTGATCGGATTGCAGCCACCAGTGATCGCCTCGCCAAGGCTGGTTATTGCCGCTACGAAATCTCCAATTTCGCCAGGCCAGGTCATGCATCTCGCCATAATCGTGTGTACTGGAGTGGAGCTGGCTGGTGGGCGTTCGGTCTGGGTGCCACCAGTGCTCCTTGGGGTGAGCGCTTTGCCAGGCCGCGCACCCGTGAGGCCTATGGACAATGGCTCGATCAGCAGCGGATCGATGGTCCGCATTCGTCTTTGCTGCAGGCGCTGGCCCTGCCGTTGAGCCTGGAAGACCGTCTGCTCGTGGGGCTGAGGCGACATGAAGGCGTTGACCTGCTTGACCAAGCCCTCAGTTGCGGCTGGTCAATCGATGATTGCTCTCGTTGGTTGCCTCAGTTGGAGGAGCGCTGGGCCGGATTTCTCCCGTCCGATCTGATGCGCAGGCGCGGCGCCCGTTGGCAGCTCACCGATCCTCGGGGAATGGCCGTCAGCAATGCGGTTCTGGTGGAGCTGGTGGAGTGGTGGGAGCAGCTGAATGCTGACGCTGATCATCCAGCCAGCTGCTTAAAGCCTTGACCCCAAGGCCCCGACCATTCATCCGCGCTTGGCTGAAGGGTGGTTGTGAGCGGGTGAGCCCGAGTAGATCGGCGGTCACGCTCACTTGACCATCACAGTCATCCCCTGCCCCGATGCCGATCACCGGAATAGTCAGACGCCGCCTCACCTGGCCTGCAAGTTCGCCGGGAACATGCTCGAGCACCATGGCAAAGCATCCAGCCGACTCCAGCTCCGAAGCTTGCCGCAGCAGGCGTTCCTGGCTGCGTGGATCCTTCGCCTGACGGCGGTAGCCAAGGCTGTGGACCGCCTGAGGCAACAATCCCAGATGCCCCATCACAGGGATCCCCGTGCGAACCAGGCGTTCAATCACCGCCAGGACCTCCGGTTCGGCACCCTCAAGCTTCACCCCAGCCGCATCGGATTGTTTGATAAGAGTTCCTGCTGCGGCCACCGCGCGATCCAAGCCGCACTGGTAGCTGAGAAAGGGGAGGTCCGTGATCACCAGCGGTTGTTGGGCCAGCGGTTTGCTCAAGCCTCGACAGACCGCCTGGGTGTGCAGCACCATCTGCTCCAGTGTGACTGGAAGGGTTGTGCTGTGGCCGAGGCTGACCATGGCGAGTGAATCCCCCACCAGCACCACGTCAGCGCCGGCGTCCTCCACCAAGGAGGCGCTCAGAGCATCCCAGGCAGTGAGCATGGTGATGGGTTGGCCGGTCTGCTTGAACCGGATCAGGTCAGAGGCGCGCAACCGCTTTCTCAAATCAGCGGACTTCCATTGCTAACATCGCAAGTGACTCGGACCTATGCGGTTCAGACGCCCAAACTTGGTCAGAACCGGAAGGCAGCAGCCACAC
Above is a window of Synechococcus sp. BIOS-U3-1 DNA encoding:
- the hemW gene encoding radical SAM family heme chaperone HemW, with protein sequence MTTPSPRSAYLHIPFCHRRCFYCDFAVVPLGDKADAQGGPGSRSIEAYLGQLLHEIELSPSGPPLATVYIGGGTPSLLTPEQVGRVLNALRARFGLQSGSEITLEMDPASFERLDLEALLRCGVNRVSLGGQSFDDQVLESLGRRHRRSDLVEACEWLHRAVENGALRSWSLDLIRNLPDQSDDAWAVQLERAVAMGAPHLSIYDLSVEPGTVFSKLEQRGELELPDEDGAADRIAATSDRLAKAGYCRYEISNFARPGHASRHNRVYWSGAGWWAFGLGATSAPWGERFARPRTREAYGQWLDQQRIDGPHSSLLQALALPLSLEDRLLVGLRRHEGVDLLDQALSCGWSIDDCSRWLPQLEERWAGFLPSDLMRRRGARWQLTDPRGMAVSNAVLVELVEWWEQLNADADHPASCLKP
- the panB gene encoding 3-methyl-2-oxobutanoate hydroxymethyltransferase; this translates as MRASDLIRFKQTGQPITMLTAWDALSASLVEDAGADVVLVGDSLAMVSLGHSTTLPVTLEQMVLHTQAVCRGLSKPLAQQPLVITDLPFLSYQCGLDRAVAAAGTLIKQSDAAGVKLEGAEPEVLAVIERLVRTGIPVMGHLGLLPQAVHSLGYRRQAKDPRSQERLLRQASELESAGCFAMVLEHVPGELAGQVRRRLTIPVIGIGAGDDCDGQVSVTADLLGLTRSQPPFSQARMNGRGLGVKALSSWLDDQRQHSAAPTTPPAPPEPHC